The Chloroflexota bacterium genome contains a region encoding:
- a CDS encoding SDR family oxidoreductase: MAVAGKVVVVTGAARGMGREYVRGFLREGAKVVATDVAWEPTGVSNDLIDFRDELKGNPNVLTDIMDISIDSHVKRVAEAAIGRFGTIDVIINNAGTRMRDLYPPHGSVTTLETEVGDWQKTFDTHVFGTLRVVKAFSKPMLDRQRGSIISVSSGGYDASRANSREMPYQAAKAALVTMTLYLAEELRSSNIAANVLLPGHTATTGTDEQEAIRSEMRARAAQPGAPVWRPMRVRPEHVVPLALFLADQDASGVTGQIINAMKWNQEHGFGGADEWVYPADRDDSAVRRPAR; the protein is encoded by the coding sequence GTGGCAGTTGCTGGAAAAGTCGTGGTCGTTACCGGCGCCGCGCGCGGAATGGGGCGCGAGTACGTGCGCGGGTTTCTGCGCGAAGGGGCCAAGGTCGTGGCCACCGACGTGGCGTGGGAGCCGACCGGCGTCTCCAATGACCTGATCGACTTCCGGGACGAGCTGAAGGGCAACCCGAACGTTCTGACCGACATCATGGACATCTCCATCGACTCCCACGTGAAGCGCGTGGCCGAAGCCGCCATCGGGCGGTTCGGCACGATCGACGTCATCATCAACAACGCGGGCACGCGCATGCGCGACCTGTACCCGCCTCACGGGAGCGTGACCACGCTCGAGACCGAAGTTGGTGACTGGCAGAAAACCTTCGACACGCACGTGTTCGGCACGCTGCGGGTGGTGAAGGCGTTCTCGAAGCCGATGCTCGATCGCCAGCGCGGCAGCATTATCAGCGTTAGCTCCGGCGGCTACGACGCCAGCCGCGCCAACAGCCGCGAGATGCCATACCAGGCGGCGAAGGCTGCGCTGGTGACCATGACCCTGTATCTGGCGGAAGAGCTGAGGTCGTCGAACATCGCCGCGAATGTGCTGCTACCGGGACACACGGCGACGACCGGTACGGATGAGCAGGAGGCGATCCGCAGCGAGATGCGTGCGCGCGCGGCGCAGCCGGGCGCGCCGGTGTGGCGGCCGATGCGGGTGCGCCCGGAGCACGTCGTGCCCCTCGCCCTCTTCCTCGCGGACCAGGACGCGTCGGGCGTGACGGGCCAGATCATCAACGCGATGAAGTGGAACCAGGAGCACGGATTCGGCGGGGCCGACGAGTGGGTGTACCCGGCGGACCGCGACGACTCAGCGGTCCGCCGACCGGCGCGCTAG
- a CDS encoding NAD(P)-binding domain-containing protein — protein MADKIGFIGLGTMGRPFATNIVRAGFDLTVYDVQPQPVNELVKLGARAARSAREVADLVDIVDIAVPHEAEVDAVLQGPDGLLAGAHPGLIAAIHSSIHPLHMMRVAEEARAHGVEVLDAQMSGGAGGVTSQTLCLMVGGDPAVLERCRPVLETTAGNIFLLGKVGMGAVTKIAQNTMTAEYLMAATEGFRLAERAGVDLEVFQEVVRTSSAQSHVADEFLHGRGTRDASWVYYHVLRDALDLGQTYDVTLPGAATCMQALAHSLRKG, from the coding sequence ATGGCTGACAAGATCGGGTTCATCGGCCTGGGTACCATGGGGCGCCCCTTCGCCACAAACATCGTACGGGCGGGATTCGACCTCACGGTATACGATGTGCAGCCCCAGCCCGTGAACGAGCTCGTGAAGCTGGGCGCAAGGGCCGCCCGCTCGGCGCGCGAGGTCGCGGATCTGGTCGACATCGTTGACATCGCGGTCCCGCACGAGGCGGAGGTCGACGCGGTGCTGCAGGGGCCCGACGGCCTGCTGGCAGGCGCCCATCCCGGCCTGATCGCCGCGATTCACTCGAGCATCCACCCCCTGCACATGATGCGTGTCGCCGAGGAGGCGCGCGCCCATGGCGTGGAGGTCCTGGACGCTCAGATGAGCGGCGGGGCCGGCGGCGTGACGTCGCAGACCCTGTGTCTCATGGTCGGCGGTGATCCCGCCGTTCTGGAGCGGTGCCGCCCGGTGCTGGAGACGACGGCCGGGAACATCTTCCTGCTCGGGAAGGTTGGGATGGGCGCCGTAACGAAGATCGCCCAGAACACGATGACGGCCGAGTACCTCATGGCGGCGACGGAGGGCTTTCGCTTGGCGGAAAGGGCCGGCGTCGATCTGGAGGTGTTTCAGGAGGTCGTGCGCACGAGCTCGGCGCAGAGCCACGTGGCCGACGAGTTCCTCCACGGCCGGGGGACGCGCGACGCGTCGTGGGTCTACTATCACGTCCTGCGCGACGCTCTGGACCTCGGCCAAACGTACGACGTGACGCTTCCCGGAGCGGCGACGTGCATGCAAGCGCTGGCCCACAGCCTCCGGAAGGGCTAG
- a CDS encoding aromatic ring-hydroxylating dioxygenase subunit alpha: MITQELNERLTQTGPDTPGGRMLRMYWHAIGTLDDLLKEPVQPVRILSEDLTLFRDAAGRIGLIASRCAHRGISMAYGIPQDNGLRCAYHGWTYDTDGRVVDMPFEPACLPLKITSYPVQEMGGLIWAYLGPEPAPLLPRFEGYAREDINRSVLIKPLPCNWVQCMDNSMDPVHFEHLHGHYGNYYNRRHGKEQVMLTPPHRKIAFDMFEYGVYKRRLVEGQSEDSDDWTTGHPILFPNTLVVVGGAWGGSYQIRTPMDDTHTLHFLYQFRYAKPGEEIKPFSVRHEEVRYDHLGLAIGDAVIPQDEMAWIGQGPISDRTREHLVTSDKGVILFHELILENIAKVERGEEPMGLVRDPSANEPYIHIRHEGVARAGYARVDAKTGGELAGAGTAAEWGWNNR, translated from the coding sequence GTGATCACACAGGAACTCAACGAGCGACTGACGCAAACGGGTCCCGATACGCCGGGCGGCCGCATGCTCCGCATGTACTGGCATGCCATCGGAACGTTGGACGATTTACTGAAGGAGCCCGTACAGCCCGTGCGGATCCTGAGCGAGGACCTGACGCTTTTCCGAGACGCGGCGGGCCGGATCGGACTCATTGCCAGCCGGTGCGCCCACCGTGGGATCTCGATGGCGTACGGCATCCCCCAGGATAATGGCCTGCGCTGCGCCTACCATGGCTGGACGTATGACACCGACGGGCGCGTCGTGGACATGCCCTTCGAGCCGGCGTGCCTTCCGCTCAAGATCACGTCATATCCGGTCCAGGAGATGGGCGGGCTGATCTGGGCGTACCTCGGTCCCGAGCCGGCGCCCCTGCTGCCTCGATTCGAGGGATATGCGCGCGAGGACATCAACCGGAGTGTCCTGATCAAGCCGCTGCCGTGCAACTGGGTGCAGTGCATGGACAACTCGATGGACCCTGTCCACTTCGAGCACCTGCACGGCCACTATGGGAACTACTACAACCGGCGCCACGGCAAAGAGCAGGTCATGCTGACGCCGCCGCACCGAAAGATCGCGTTCGACATGTTCGAGTACGGGGTCTACAAGCGGCGATTAGTTGAGGGACAGAGCGAGGACTCCGACGACTGGACGACGGGCCACCCGATCCTCTTCCCCAACACACTGGTGGTCGTCGGCGGCGCGTGGGGCGGCAGCTACCAGATCCGCACGCCCATGGATGACACGCATACCCTCCACTTCCTCTACCAGTTCCGCTATGCGAAGCCCGGAGAGGAGATCAAGCCCTTCTCCGTCCGCCACGAGGAGGTCCGCTACGACCACTTGGGGCTGGCGATCGGCGATGCGGTGATCCCGCAGGATGAGATGGCCTGGATCGGCCAGGGGCCGATCTCGGACCGGACGCGCGAGCACCTGGTCACCTCCGACAAGGGCGTCATCCTCTTCCACGAGCTGATCCTGGAGAACATCGCAAAGGTGGAGCGCGGCGAAGAACCGATGGGGCTTGTGCGGGACCCGAGCGCGAACGAGCCGTACATCCACATCCGCCACGAGGGCGTGGCCCGCGCCGGTTACGCGCGCGTCGATGCGAAGACGGGGGGTGAGCTCGCGGGCGCGGGAACCGCCGCCGAGTGGGGTTGGAACAACCGGTAA
- a CDS encoding amidohydrolase family protein, translated as MIIDLDSHLRENYFMDEMFKLDEPFAEFTPERIVDGPPPQRKFRSRIPPGPSGTHGYNHSYMYDPTAGWRGGEIAARQVTGWDMAERAEANTLEGLDKQLIFPTGIWAPTMTEGPLGAALARAYNNWVTEFVKDFREQFLPVALMPAGHPEAMPGELRRCVTELGLKAAHLVCYNGDRNLDDPSFFPFYETAQELDVPLFCHPNGQQGFITQRFDKGPANNFLAMHTLGRPTNCTQALVALVAGGVFERFPRLKVVFFECTAEWPLYWMHRMDDDWEWIKEDQERHMPIPLTMPPSEYVKRNCYVTMEADEHASVLAVSLNEIGAEHIMMATDMPHFDSEFPHTVSTIKERRDLTPTQKELILGENARKLLNL; from the coding sequence ATGATCATCGACCTCGACTCGCACCTGCGCGAGAACTACTTCATGGACGAGATGTTCAAGCTCGACGAGCCGTTCGCCGAGTTCACGCCCGAGCGTATCGTCGACGGACCGCCACCGCAGCGGAAATTTCGTTCGCGCATCCCGCCGGGGCCGTCCGGCACGCACGGATACAACCATAGCTACATGTACGACCCGACCGCTGGCTGGCGCGGCGGAGAGATCGCCGCGCGCCAGGTGACCGGCTGGGACATGGCCGAGCGGGCCGAGGCCAACACCCTCGAGGGGCTCGACAAGCAGCTCATCTTTCCGACGGGGATCTGGGCGCCCACGATGACCGAGGGGCCGCTGGGCGCGGCCCTCGCCCGGGCTTACAACAACTGGGTCACCGAATTCGTCAAGGACTTTCGTGAGCAGTTCCTCCCCGTCGCCCTCATGCCGGCGGGCCACCCGGAGGCGATGCCGGGCGAGCTACGCCGGTGCGTGACCGAGCTGGGCCTCAAGGCGGCACACCTGGTCTGCTACAACGGCGACCGCAACCTCGACGACCCGTCCTTCTTCCCCTTCTATGAGACGGCGCAGGAGCTGGACGTGCCCCTTTTCTGCCATCCCAACGGCCAGCAGGGGTTCATCACCCAGCGGTTCGACAAGGGCCCCGCGAACAACTTCCTCGCCATGCATACGTTGGGGAGACCCACCAACTGCACCCAGGCCCTCGTCGCGCTCGTCGCCGGCGGGGTCTTCGAGCGGTTCCCGCGTCTCAAGGTGGTGTTCTTCGAGTGCACGGCCGAGTGGCCCCTCTACTGGATGCACCGGATGGACGACGACTGGGAGTGGATCAAGGAGGACCAGGAGCGGCACATGCCGATCCCTCTCACGATGCCGCCGTCGGAATACGTCAAGCGCAACTGTTACGTCACGATGGAGGCGGACGAGCACGCGTCGGTGCTGGCGGTCTCACTGAACGAGATCGGAGCCGAGCACATCATGATGGCGACCGATATGCCCCATTTCGACTCGGAGTTCCCGCACACCGTCTCCACGATCAAAGAGCGGCGCGACCTCACACCAACTCAGAAGGAGCTGATCCTGGGCGAGAACGCACGGAAGCTGCTGAACTTATAG
- a CDS encoding transposase domain-containing protein yields MRTGVSYFGNRMPEHYRGRDLPEIAAAGCTYVLHTFSENDLAFYRETMGDIVAATHEVGLDVVFDPWGVGGVFAGEAESRLLLDHPDAWQQGSDGALVPAACPLSPDLRTLIERWVDATAAVGADSVLWDEPGFGAPGPDGSRWTCRCARCQNEYRQSFGESMPLRQTPNVLAFREKLIIGLVEWCCRVAHERGLRNTVCLPAQEDHRASVQDWDAIARLQDVDALAVTPFWALWGKDVDPYVSQYAGRLVATCRANGREPQVWLQSFLIPTGREEEIARAADAAVAAGVEDIAAWGYRGCGHMSSLRCADPEAAWSAIGRMFRRFRGIDSGDPTEPRPAAR; encoded by the coding sequence GTGAGAACCGGCGTCAGCTACTTCGGAAACCGTATGCCGGAGCACTATCGCGGCCGTGATCTGCCCGAAATCGCGGCCGCCGGCTGCACATACGTGCTGCACACGTTCAGCGAAAACGATCTGGCCTTCTACCGCGAGACGATGGGAGATATCGTCGCAGCGACGCACGAGGTCGGCCTCGACGTGGTGTTCGATCCATGGGGCGTCGGCGGGGTTTTCGCGGGCGAGGCGGAGAGCCGCCTTCTCCTCGATCATCCCGACGCGTGGCAGCAGGGGAGCGACGGGGCGCTCGTTCCCGCCGCGTGTCCCCTGTCGCCTGACCTGCGAACGCTGATCGAGCGATGGGTCGACGCGACCGCCGCGGTGGGCGCTGACTCGGTCCTGTGGGACGAGCCGGGCTTCGGGGCGCCCGGGCCGGATGGGTCACGCTGGACCTGCCGCTGCGCCCGCTGTCAGAACGAATATCGCCAGTCGTTCGGTGAGTCCATGCCGCTGCGGCAAACGCCGAACGTCCTCGCGTTTCGGGAGAAGCTGATCATTGGACTCGTCGAGTGGTGCTGTCGCGTGGCCCACGAACGAGGCCTGCGAAACACGGTCTGTCTTCCCGCGCAAGAGGACCATCGGGCGAGCGTCCAGGATTGGGATGCGATCGCTCGACTCCAGGACGTGGACGCGCTGGCCGTCACGCCCTTCTGGGCGCTGTGGGGGAAAGACGTGGACCCCTACGTTTCGCAGTACGCCGGTCGCTTGGTCGCGACGTGCCGGGCAAATGGGCGGGAGCCCCAGGTGTGGCTGCAGTCCTTCCTCATCCCAACGGGTCGGGAGGAGGAGATCGCGCGCGCGGCAGACGCCGCCGTCGCGGCCGGAGTCGAGGACATCGCAGCCTGGGGATATCGCGGCTGCGGCCACATGTCATCGCTTCGATGCGCTGACCCCGAGGCCGCGTGGAGCGCCATCGGCCGGATGTTCCGCCGATTCAGAGGAATTGACTCCGGAGACCCGACCGAACCGCGTCCTGCGGCCCGGTGA
- the nagA gene encoding N-acetylglucosamine-6-phosphate deacetylase gives MPSSPAEPFDALLIHGASVFTPTRTARETSVLISNGRIAAIGSPERVSARARLREAREIDASGLIVAPGFIDIQINGAAGQLITTAKTADAILTVARLLPRFGCTAFLPTVISAPLDVMRAALHAIGEARSDPIVGARILGAHLEGPFLNPESAGAHPRAYLQPPSAALLRDLWEASRGSLRVLTIAPELDGARETIEEAGRLGIVIAIGHSRASIEQAASAQERGVRLVTHLFNASGPVSARKPGIIGAALTSDGMNASLIPDGVHVHPAMMRLALRALGAKRLVLVTDAMPPIGSSRRTFDLLGAPIEARDGACYTRDGRLAGGLLTMDEAVRSVRAMVDVGVADALAMATRNPARVLGLDRQLGSLRVGAQADLAILSESLEVRMTIVGGRVIYRADQELQRMARSRSC, from the coding sequence ATGCCTTCCTCGCCCGCTGAGCCCTTCGATGCGCTCCTGATTCACGGCGCTTCCGTCTTCACGCCGACTCGCACCGCGCGGGAGACGTCGGTGTTGATCTCGAACGGCCGCATCGCGGCGATCGGATCGCCAGAGCGGGTCAGCGCGCGGGCGCGCCTGCGCGAGGCTCGGGAGATCGATGCCTCCGGGCTGATCGTCGCCCCGGGATTCATCGACATTCAGATCAACGGCGCCGCGGGCCAACTCATCACCACCGCGAAGACCGCGGACGCCATTCTGACTGTGGCGCGCCTCCTCCCTCGATTTGGCTGCACAGCCTTCCTCCCCACTGTCATCTCGGCCCCTCTCGACGTGATGCGCGCTGCCCTCCACGCAATCGGGGAGGCACGAAGTGACCCGATCGTTGGCGCCCGAATCTTGGGCGCACACCTGGAGGGTCCCTTTCTCAACCCCGAGAGCGCCGGGGCACACCCGCGGGCGTACCTCCAGCCGCCCTCGGCCGCGTTACTCCGCGACCTCTGGGAGGCATCGCGGGGATCTCTTCGCGTGCTCACCATCGCGCCCGAGCTTGACGGCGCGCGCGAGACCATCGAGGAGGCCGGCCGCCTTGGGATCGTGATCGCCATTGGCCATTCGCGCGCCAGCATCGAGCAGGCAGCCTCCGCTCAGGAGCGGGGTGTGCGGCTCGTGACCCACCTGTTCAACGCATCTGGCCCGGTCTCCGCTCGAAAGCCGGGCATCATCGGCGCGGCCCTCACGTCGGACGGAATGAACGCGAGCCTCATCCCCGACGGTGTTCACGTCCATCCCGCGATGATGCGACTCGCCCTTCGGGCGTTGGGGGCGAAGCGACTGGTCCTCGTCACCGACGCCATGCCGCCGATCGGATCGTCGCGCCGGACCTTCGACCTCCTCGGCGCGCCGATCGAGGCTCGAGACGGCGCCTGCTACACGCGGGACGGACGGCTCGCCGGCGGCCTCCTTACGATGGATGAAGCGGTCCGCAGCGTCCGCGCGATGGTCGATGTTGGAGTTGCCGACGCGCTCGCGATGGCGACGCGCAACCCTGCGCGCGTTCTGGGACTCGATCGGCAGCTTGGCTCTCTGCGGGTTGGCGCCCAGGCGGACTTGGCGATCTTGAGCGAGTCCCTCGAGGTTCGCATGACCATCGTCGGCGGAAGGGTCATCTACCGCGCCGACCAAGAACTCCAGCGGATGGCGAGGTCGCGGTCGTGCTGA
- a CDS encoding peptide ABC transporter substrate-binding protein, whose translation MRSLLLPIILAQLLACAPRTQPPTAEQSPAHRGGVVRVALWQEPALLNPLLGVQTVNDLISRTMLEGLLRISPEGQLTPQLAAEVPTFDNGGISPNGLTITWRLKTGVRWSDGQPFTSKDVLFTYAVTMDPANPITNQAGYPDIETITAPDDATVVVRYRTIYSAFKQHFEWVLPEHVFGGDTAIETKEFNHAPTGTGPFKFKAWEPGSAITVERNPHFREADKPRLDGLIFRIVPARDIGILWLKAGEVDALWNLAEDNIPEIEAIPSVVMNPAVGNGIERLILNTSCPSGSQQGDPACRHPVLGDVRVRQAIDLAIDRRALIDELLAGKTTVATSVIPLGPYAVGLAPPSYDPVAAQRLLEDAGWHVGADGIRVNDAGTRASLSFTTTTGARLRDQTQALIKQQLQAVGIDVNIENLPSPMLFGSWQDGAPMAHGNFDIAMFTITDPYDPQADLYNLFHSSRVPSERVRAGQNYQRILDPELDAALEAASVTVDDAKRAAAFQKVAGRVDADKGHILLYRRLDLDAYNQRVKGHAPNVWSEFTWNAADWWLDDGR comes from the coding sequence GTGAGGTCGCTGCTCCTTCCCATCATCCTGGCGCAGCTCCTCGCATGCGCCCCGCGCACACAGCCGCCGACCGCAGAGCAGTCGCCCGCGCACCGCGGCGGGGTCGTTCGCGTCGCGCTCTGGCAGGAGCCGGCCCTGCTGAACCCGCTGCTCGGCGTGCAAACCGTGAACGACCTGATCAGTCGGACCATGCTCGAGGGCCTGTTGCGCATATCGCCAGAAGGCCAATTGACGCCGCAGCTCGCCGCAGAGGTTCCCACGTTCGACAACGGTGGCATCTCTCCGAACGGCCTGACCATCACGTGGCGACTCAAGACGGGCGTCCGGTGGTCAGACGGACAGCCCTTCACGAGCAAGGACGTGCTGTTCACCTACGCGGTCACCATGGATCCCGCCAACCCGATCACGAACCAGGCAGGCTATCCGGACATCGAGACGATCACCGCGCCGGACGACGCCACGGTCGTGGTCCGGTACCGTACGATCTACTCGGCATTCAAGCAGCACTTCGAGTGGGTGCTCCCGGAGCACGTATTTGGCGGCGATACCGCCATCGAGACGAAGGAATTCAACCACGCGCCCACGGGAACTGGGCCCTTCAAGTTCAAAGCGTGGGAGCCGGGCTCGGCCATCACCGTGGAGCGCAACCCCCATTTCCGCGAGGCAGACAAGCCTCGCCTCGATGGTCTGATCTTTCGCATCGTTCCAGCCAGGGACATTGGAATCCTGTGGCTGAAAGCCGGGGAGGTCGATGCGCTCTGGAACCTGGCCGAGGACAACATCCCCGAGATCGAGGCTATCCCGTCCGTCGTGATGAACCCGGCGGTTGGCAATGGCATCGAGCGATTGATCTTGAACACCAGCTGTCCCTCCGGATCACAGCAGGGCGATCCCGCGTGCAGACACCCGGTGCTGGGCGACGTTCGGGTCCGACAGGCCATCGACCTCGCGATCGATCGGAGGGCCCTCATCGACGAGCTGCTCGCCGGGAAGACCACGGTCGCGACGTCCGTGATTCCGCTGGGACCATACGCCGTCGGTCTGGCGCCGCCCTCCTACGATCCGGTCGCGGCGCAGCGGCTCCTGGAGGACGCCGGTTGGCACGTCGGGGCGGACGGCATTCGCGTCAACGACGCGGGGACTCGGGCGAGTCTATCGTTCACCACGACGACGGGCGCGCGGCTTCGAGATCAGACGCAAGCGCTGATCAAGCAGCAGCTCCAGGCGGTGGGGATCGACGTCAACATCGAGAATCTGCCCTCGCCGATGCTCTTCGGAAGCTGGCAGGACGGGGCGCCGATGGCCCACGGTAATTTCGATATCGCAATGTTTACCATCACGGACCCGTACGATCCCCAGGCGGACCTGTACAACCTGTTCCACAGCAGCCGTGTTCCCTCGGAGCGCGTCCGCGCGGGCCAGAATTATCAGCGGATTCTCGACCCGGAGCTGGATGCCGCCCTGGAGGCAGCCAGCGTGACGGTGGATGACGCCAAGCGGGCGGCGGCGTTCCAGAAGGTCGCCGGGCGGGTGGATGCGGACAAGGGGCACATCCTGCTCTACCGCCGACTCGATCTGGACGCCTACAACCAGCGCGTCAAGGGACATGCGCCCAATGTGTGGAGCGAATTCACCTGGAACGCGGCGGATTGGTGGCTCGACGACGGTCGCTAG
- a CDS encoding extracellular solute-binding protein encodes MSIDDTFSESSVRAILAERAISRRRLLIGAAAGAGSALLAACGRPSAPSDSAPIPTSAKPSGWDAIVAAARQEGTVIIYGATSEALQQVINEDFPNAYPGIKVESVSAGGSELVPRIMSERAAGRYIPDVIISGSFSMLGSLKPAGALAPLATAFVLPEVSDESAWLQNRLWWADDAEPNTTLNFQGILIAPIYVNTSMVNIGDFTSYNDVLDPKWKGRMVSNDIRQTGPGGVPARFIYKNPSLGPRWFERLYGEMDVTLSRDQRQMVDWVAEGRYPIGLFLAETEASVARNQGLPIAPVPCDQFKEGAAIGPGNGSMALFDPTPHPNAAKVFINWLLSREGQTTWQNRTKFSSLRVDIPKDGLVQDYVPKPGRQYADGGTEEYGRITGSIFGELITSALESAGRQ; translated from the coding sequence TTGAGCATCGACGATACCTTCTCAGAATCGAGCGTGCGCGCCATCCTCGCAGAGCGCGCCATCAGTCGCCGTCGACTCCTGATCGGCGCCGCCGCGGGAGCGGGGTCCGCGCTTCTCGCCGCGTGCGGGCGCCCGAGCGCCCCCAGCGACTCGGCGCCAATTCCGACCTCCGCCAAACCCTCGGGGTGGGACGCGATCGTCGCCGCGGCGCGCCAGGAGGGCACGGTCATCATCTACGGCGCCACGTCTGAGGCGCTTCAGCAGGTCATCAATGAGGACTTTCCCAACGCGTATCCGGGCATCAAGGTCGAAAGCGTGTCCGCCGGAGGGTCCGAGCTGGTCCCGAGGATCATGTCGGAGCGGGCCGCCGGTCGCTACATCCCGGACGTCATCATCTCCGGGAGCTTCAGCATGCTGGGTTCTCTCAAGCCGGCCGGCGCGCTCGCGCCTCTGGCCACAGCCTTCGTGCTTCCGGAGGTGAGCGACGAGTCCGCCTGGCTCCAGAACCGATTGTGGTGGGCCGACGACGCGGAGCCGAATACGACGCTGAACTTTCAGGGCATCCTCATCGCGCCGATCTATGTCAACACGTCGATGGTCAACATCGGTGACTTCACGTCATACAACGATGTCCTGGACCCCAAGTGGAAAGGTCGCATGGTGTCCAATGACATCCGGCAGACCGGGCCCGGCGGCGTTCCTGCGCGTTTCATCTACAAGAACCCGAGCCTCGGACCGCGCTGGTTCGAGCGGCTCTATGGCGAGATGGACGTGACGCTGAGCCGGGACCAGCGCCAGATGGTCGACTGGGTGGCCGAGGGCCGGTACCCTATCGGGCTGTTCCTCGCCGAGACCGAGGCGAGCGTGGCGCGGAACCAGGGCCTCCCGATCGCGCCCGTGCCCTGCGATCAATTCAAGGAGGGCGCCGCGATCGGACCCGGCAACGGGTCCATGGCCCTCTTCGATCCAACCCCCCATCCCAACGCGGCGAAGGTTTTCATCAACTGGCTCCTCTCGAGAGAAGGCCAAACCACCTGGCAGAACCGGACCAAATTTTCGTCCCTTCGCGTCGATATCCCGAAGGACGGTCTCGTGCAGGACTACGTTCCGAAGCCCGGGCGACAGTACGCGGACGGCGGCACCGAGGAGTATGGACGGATTACCGGATCCATCTTCGGCGAGCTGATCACGAGCGCGCTCGAAAGCGCGGGGCGCCAGTAG